atcaatttttcttgataCCCTTTCGTTGACGAATAGTAATAACGAAAAGTACCTGCAAAACATGTGGAGACAGTCCCTCAAAATAACTCCTTCGCAGGGTCCGTATGGGGCAAAACAAATCGGACACTCGATCGGTACTGAATTTGGTATAAGGTCAGAGTTCTCGAGGGACATTAAATGCTCGTATCTTTTCAACTTCAATTCCTCCACCGTTGGTTCCTTCGgttaaaattataactttATGAATTATTAAACTCTTACGTCACTTACGTTGTTGTTAAACTCTTACCTGAGGTGTAATTTCCACTTCCTCCTCTATGATCGGCTCTATTTCACGCGGCTGTTCTTCAACAGTCGCTTCAATAGGTGCCGTTATCTCTTCCTTGACATTGACTATCTTTTCGACTCGTGTGCATTCGTCATTTTGCAAGTCTGCGAATGGAAGAAAATCTCTTCAAGATATCCTGATGATCATTGAAACGTAAATTAGTGATTAATCGTTTGAATTTGGTACCTGGTGCAacgaggtataaaaaaatggaagacTTGTCCACAGCCTTTAATGCTTCCAGAGTGAAGTCGTCGTTGTCGGCTAAGTTCTTTCCGATTATCCAGCGCTGGACATTCACTGGTATTTCGAATTCCGCGAACACCTTCTTCTTCAGCTCAGAAACGGTCGTGCTTACCGAAAGCTGtagagaaattcaaaattctaccTTGAAGAGGCTTCAATATACAGTAACACTCGTCGCATTTCATGTCACCAAAGTAAATACCTGAAGCGGAATCGGACCCTGATGAGCCAATTTATCTTCTATGTACATATCCACGTTTATGACGTCGGATTCCTTGGTCTTTTCGGACCGTTGTCGGACTACTGAGCAATGAATTTTGAGCTGAGCAAGTTCTTTCGCTAGTCCAGCTGCCTGCTGGTGCTGGCCAGAAGCAATCGCACCTTCCAATTTCCTCAGCAGTCGATTTATCGCCAGAGTATTCATGTTCGTTTCTGATATCGGTCTTTCCGCATCTTCTGTAAAAGGAATTGTTACCACGAATCAGTTGAAGATTAAGGCCGTCTTTAACTCTTCGGGATAAAGACCTGGTgcacaaaaaattgatattgtcAAAAATGGTGTAACAAACCACAAACACTGTTCAACTTCAATTTATCAAAACCAACTCAAACAGTCCTCTAAAATCCATCCACAGGCAGTAATTACCTTCGTTCTTAACCGTCGTCGAGGTTACTTCCGGTCGCGTTGGTTCCTCGGATATCTTGACCTGCGTAACGACGCTTGCAGTATAGTGTTGAACGTTCTCGTGTTTATTATCTTtaacgatatttattttctcctcaGTTGCACTCCTGCTTCCGGTTTTTTCATCACCAGCAGGCTCGCCGGAGGTGTTTTTCGACGTACTAATGACCGTGTTTGCGTAAAGGGAGTCTTCGATCACGTTCATGTACGTGTTTTGCCCTGATTCCTTTGCTGCTCCAGTTTTTTCGGTCTTCAGGGCCTCGATGCAGGCGAAATCCCTGGGCCTTATAAGCTGGAAAGTGGTTCGAGTGAGGCCAGCACCACGTGCCGGACTCTTGCGTCCATTCGACGTGTGATTCGCGTCCTCGATCTTCCGGGATTCCAATTTCGGCGAACTCCTGACACGATTAATCACCGGACTCAATTCCCGCGTTGTGTAATTTCCAACTTTTCGCAAATTCGCACTGGTCTGAACACCCGAGGAGACCTTCGTCTTCTCCGGAACTACTCCAGCCCTACTCGAAGCTTGTTGATCGCGTTTTCCCATTGCAATCGACGATCTCGTGTGATTAGAAGTCGATGACATCGGTCGCGATCGCTGATCCTGCACCAACGTTTTCACCCCTCGAACAGCTTGTCCTTCACCCTGGATACCCGATGTTCCAACGGCCATCGATCGCTGCTGAGCTTCACCGATGTTTATCTGCGCAGTCACCTTGTCATTGCCGATCGAAACGGCAACCGATTTCGCCCCTGATTTCGGCTTCGGTCTCTTTGGCAACGAGTGTTTCATCTCTATCAGCATCTCCTTGAGATCGGCACGCGACAAGTGTTGCTCGGCGACGGTGTTCGGTTGGAGATATTTTTCcgtaacaattttttgctcGGTACGTTTACCCTGTAGATCGTTTCTAGTCGATTGCAGCCTCTGCTTGTTGCTTAAAGCGACGGATTTCCTCGCCTGGATTTTATGCCCCTGAAAATCGGCGCTCGATCTCTCAGGAAAATATCGTTTTATCTTTTCCTCCCAGCCGGGTGCTGAGCGCTGAGAACCAATGTGAATATCGTCCCTGGTCTGGGCAGCATCGGCGGCCTCAAGTCGCCGGAAGAAGTTTATCGACGATACATCAACGCCGGTTTCGTTCACCTGCTCGGCACCATCGTAAAGGAGTCGTTTAGTCACGATTCTATCACTATTCCCGGAGTTTACGTTACCACTCTGAACCGATTCACCTCTGACGACATCGATCTTCCCCGACTGGTTCGAGGACTTCGTGAAGAACGTCGCGTTCACCGTGACCTTGGTGATGTTACTGATAGCATTGAACTTCGATATCAGTGCACGAGTGCCTTTTCTCTGGGGCTGATCGATGGACGAGGAGACCATATCCGAGATTATGTCGCCGCTTGGTGGCCTCTCGAAGTCGCCAGAACCGTCCGGAAACAAGCCTGAAGACCTGGCCAGGACAGCCTGATTCCGGGCTTGCTCCTCCTGCACAATGGCGGCCGCTTCTCTGTCCAACTCGCTGATGTTAGTGAGGATGGACAGGTTCGACCTTCGCTTTTCGTCCCCTCTCTTCTGCGCCCTTGACGACTCAACTTGCTCTCTGCGTTCCGTGGTCCTTCCGAAGAAGTGGTTCAGCCTCGAAAAGGACTTGTCGAAGGTACCAGTGTCCCCGGAGTCGCTGTTGGAACTCTGGGCCTCGTGATGGAGGCTGAAACGACCCGTTTTCTCCGCCCCCCCGCGGCTCTTGGACAGCGTTGGTATCTTCAGGACCTCTCTTCTAAACGATCCGCAGTCACGTTCGCTCAGGGTTGTGTTGCTCCTCTTGTACCACGGCCTCGGCGCCTGCACCTGCAGAGGCGTCGTCGGTACCAGAGGAGACGCCTTCTTGTCTAACGAGACCTCGTGGTTCATGGCGAAGGTTTGTTTCTCGCTCAGGTCGAACCTCGTCGGCAGAAGTAGACCCCCTTCCAGCTTCAGGGTATCGTTGCTTATCACCTGCGGCCGCTCTTCGGCGCCGTGGAAGTCACTCTTCTTCGACTCGACGCATGTCTTTGCGATCGCCTCCGACGGCGGGTTCGGTGCTCGACGTTTGTTCCGTCTTCCGGTGTTTCCCGTCTTTTGGTGAACCGCGGTACAGCCACGAACCTCGACTGTTGCGACTGCGGAACCGCAACCGCTCGGTGGATTTGGTGCTCTGCGTTTGCCCCGCACGTGAACCTTGTTCGTCTTTCGCGCCGCAAGGTCGGCAGTCTTGCCGGAAGTAGGGAGGCTGCGATAGTGGTACGGAGTGCTTCCGGGTGAGCCGGCTTCCAGGTCCTCGTCGACGAGTTCCCGCTCCTCCTTCTCCCCGCGCAGGGAATCAACGGCCGCGTTACCGTCACAAGGACTTCCGGCGCATCTTCTCTCCCGCGTGCCAAAATCCTCGGCCGATGAATGCTTCCGGAAATCCCGGAAACGATGGAACCGTCGTCTTTGGATCGACGGAGATTTAACGCCGTCGATCAGATCACCTGGTTGCAGGAATGTGAAACTGTGAACCGTCGCCGTGCTGCAGGTTGTGTCGACGCTACCGGAACTCGAATAGAGACTGTTGCACTTTAGAAGCGTCGAATTTCGCCCGACGGTATTTGCGGCCGCTACGTCAACGGTGGAGCCTTGATTCGGAGTCGCGCTCTCGACGTCTTTACCCCTCACGTTAAGCTGGTTCGTTGCCCGCTCATTCGTCGCTTTGTTTCCTCCGCTCGGTaccgtcgacgacgacgacgacgacgacgacgacgacgatgacgacgactgATGATTGGACTCGGATATTTCGCTGACTCCCTTCCCACGGAACCAATGAAACAGCGAAAACCTTCGAGCCGCACCACGACGACGATCCGACGAGGAATCCGTCGGCCGACGATCACCGACGACGCTCAAATCCAACGTCGTTATGCCGTCTCCCTGCACTTCCAGACGTCCTCCTTGTCGTCCTCTCGCTTCTACTTCTACGACGCCGTCACCACTTGACGACTCTCCTCTGACTATTTCTGTTTCGACTCGGGGAAATTCCTCTACCGTTATACCGCCGTCCTGCTCCCTAAGAACCGCAGAAACTGCAGCCGACTCTATATCCTCGTTCGCTGCATCCTCGCCCGCTAGAAACGAAGACTGGACCTTTGTTATTTCCCTCCTGCTGCAGATCCTCACTCCTGCACCGATCATTTTCACTCTCTTCACCCGACGACCACCGCATCCCTCCTCGAACGATCACTTATTATTTAccaacaaaattcaaatcttGTTTAATCGTtccaattatattatttataattacttttctttctgtttattttgtttttttattattttttttttttttttactctaacCGCgcactaaaaaattatacaccgaGACGGATTTCAGTtgttttaaacattttcatttgcaaGAATCGCGGTCTCATTGTAgagaaattgtaattattgcTTCATTGGTAATTATCGGAATTAACAATCCCCTAGTATTactgtgattattattattattattattatataagagatgattagatttctttacattattataaattcaattatcgttctttcatttttgcatACTTCTCTCTTCGTTTAATTTTCCGTACcaattttactttctttatTCCAATCGCTCACATGCCTGTGTAACGCGCGTGTATGATGAATAACGGATGCATATAATGTACGCATAGTACATACAACacatatattgtaataaaGTCAAGATTTTCGGTTATAGCAGCCTCGCAATATACGCCGGCGAGCAGCTCTCTTTCTCACTACCAGTAAAGATACACACTAGTTTTATACTATAAATAACTTATGCTCCTCCTATAAATGGTTCCGAGTTATTTTCACAACCGTGCTTCagctacatacctatataactGTACACCTACTGTACAGATGTGTCAAGTAtattatacagtatatatatacatgcgcgATCGTGTAATATAGCTGTTAATACTGGTGCACGCGTTACGCGGACGATCATCAGCGaaagaattaaatttcaattgaaacaaattacgattaatataataataataatataactataTAGCGTCTACTCCAGCAGTcgttatttcgaaaatttttactccttCATCCATGAGTTTGAAATTgtctttctcttattttttatatttattattcgaaCGAAAGAGAAGAATGAAAGATCATGGAATATAGAATAtaagaaaaccaaaaaaacagacaaacaaaaaaaaaaaaaaaaacaacttgtcTATAAATCAAATTCACGGTATTCGCACTACATTTCGGACCGAGACCACAGCTACAAGTGCAGACTGTTTCCAACGACCGATTTTAACTCTTATACCCCTGATCTTCCATACGGATCTGTTCACTCCGCTTTGCCGCCCAAGCTTGTGGCTACTGCTGATGGTCACATGCGCCGATTGGTTCACGGACGCATCGTCAGTGACGCTCGTCGTCGAAGCTCGACGTTTGTCCCGCGGCACCGCGACGCCGAACGTCGACCACTCGATCCAGTTTCGTCAATCCCCCAGATGTCTGTTGGGTGTCAAAGTTGGAACGATCGATTCGTTTCGACTTCCCGTTTTTCTGTTCTCAGAGAAAATGGGAAGTTTTTGCAACCATTCcggaaatgaaaagttgaatttttaccgGATCTTGACACGTTTCAGGGACGAACGTCTGAGctgtgtatgtatgcatgtgtgttgtatgtgatcaaattttttgtccgACGATATCTCGAGAACGAGTCAGCGGATTTCAATGATTCTGATCTCAGTCGACGCGGCTTTTCAAAACTtagaactgattagattttggtTTTGATCGATTcggtactttttcaattattcgaatcacaaaattaaaaaaaaaatttaatcaaaatacGATCACTTGAGAATGGGTGAATGGATTTCAATGAGAATTGGTACCGTGAGGTTTTATGAGTTGCTAGTTGTTCAGACCGTACCAATCCTTACTAGGGGTGTGCGAATATCgttcgaatcgaatcgaatcgaatattaatattcgattcgaattttcgaattatccGAAACTTGACGAATAATTCGAACAATTCGCGAATTATCGAAATATCACTGGATTTTCTATTGTTTCCAATTTAAATTCCATTACATCGTGTATCAAAATATTCTACTTacgaataatataattttttattaaaaatcaattacccggagaaaacaaaaacaattgctCAATTTCAATATATCTTTATCCGAGTCTTTATCTCTGTTAGTAACATAAAAATCTAGAAACTAATATTGGCAAGAGatcttttcaattcattttagtttttataattattaattttggttTGAGAAAAATCTATAAGAAAAAGGTTACACATGCAATGTTTTAAAGTTctcgaaattaatttctccaagttttttatacatatttttaattttttgatccatgaaaaaaaataattaacttaGTCATTTTCTTCTATTATATGTctacaatttgaaattcgaaatttttcgaattattcggGAACTTTAgaataattcgaatttcgagtttcgaatcgaatattaatattcGTTTCGTTAAAGTTCGAATTATTCGCACATCCCTAATCCTCACCTTTCCCATGTCCGCGCGTACTTTCTACCCCATCTGATACCCAAAATCTCTACCGATCGTACCGCTACCAACAAGCCGCGGTAAGTTTAGGCGCGATCGCGAGGGTTCGCGATTGGGTGGATCGTCGTTAACCGCAAAGATGGCGCTGAtcgttggaaaaataaataactgaccggGAATCGAAGTTCGGTTTGTCAGTCTAATTAGAGTCTCCGGCCA
Above is a genomic segment from Diprion similis isolate iyDipSimi1 chromosome 5, iyDipSimi1.1, whole genome shotgun sequence containing:
- the LOC124406331 gene encoding serine-rich adhesin for platelets-like isoform X1, which codes for MIGAGVRICSRREITKVQSSFLAGEDAANEDIESAAVSAVLREQDGGITVEEFPRVETEIVRGESSSGDGVVEVEARGRQGGRLEVQGDGITTLDLSVVGDRRPTDSSSDRRRGAARRFSLFHWFRGKGVSEISESNHQSSSSSSSSSSSSSSTVPSGGNKATNERATNQLNVRGKDVESATPNQGSTVDVAAANTVGRNSTLLKCNSLYSSSGSVDTTCSTATVHSFTFLQPGDLIDGVKSPSIQRRRFHRFRDFRKHSSAEDFGTRERRCAGSPCDGNAAVDSLRGEKEERELVDEDLEAGSPGSTPYHYRSLPTSGKTADLAARKTNKVHVRGKRRAPNPPSGCGSAVATVEVRGCTAVHQKTGNTGRRNKRRAPNPPSEAIAKTCVESKKSDFHGAEERPQVISNDTLKLEGGLLLPTRFDLSEKQTFAMNHEVSLDKKASPLVPTTPLQVQAPRPWYKRSNTTLSERDCGSFRREVLKIPTLSKSRGGAEKTGRFSLHHEAQSSNSDSGDTGTFDKSFSRLNHFFGRTTERREQVESSRAQKRGDEKRRSNLSILTNISELDREAAAIVQEEQARNQAVLARSSGLFPDGSGDFERPPSGDIISDMVSSSIDQPQRKGTRALISKFNAISNITKVTVNATFFTKSSNQSGKIDVVRGESVQSGNVNSGNSDRIVTKRLLYDGAEQVNETGVDVSSINFFRRLEAADAAQTRDDIHIGSQRSAPGWEEKIKRYFPERSSADFQGHKIQARKSVALSNKQRLQSTRNDLQGKRTEQKIVTEKYLQPNTVAEQHLSRADLKEMLIEMKHSLPKRPKPKSGAKSVAVSIGNDKVTAQINIGEAQQRSMAVGTSGIQGEGQAVRGVKTLVQDQRSRPMSSTSNHTRSSIAMGKRDQQASSRAGVVPEKTKVSSGVQTSANLRKVGNYTTRELSPVINRVRSSPKLESRKIEDANHTSNGRKSPARGAGLTRTTFQLIRPRDFACIEALKTEKTGAAKESGQNTYMNVIEDSLYANTVISTSKNTSGEPAGDEKTGSRSATEEKINIVKDNKHENVQHYTASVVTQVKISEEPTRPEVTSTTVKNEEDAERPISETNMNTLAINRLLRKLEGAIASGQHQQAAGLAKELAQLKIHCSVVRQRSEKTKESDVINVDMYIEDKLAHQGPIPLQLSVSTTVSELKKKVFAEFEIPVNVQRWIIGKNLADNDDFTLEALKAVDKSSIFLYLVAPDLQNDECTRVEKIVNVKEEITAPIEATVEEQPREIEPIIEEEVEITPQEPTVEELKLKRYEHLMSLENSDLIPNSVPIECPICFAPYGPCEGVILRDCLHMFCRTCIANTIMYCEEAEVKCPFRDSEYTCESTLQEREIKALVTSEVYEQHLAKSVSQAENSAGNNAFHCKTPDCPGWCIYDDNVNVFLCPVCGVNNCLTCQAIHTNKNCREYQDEIRLLKETDQETKRTAAVLEEMVESGEALACPTCAVVLMKKWGCDWLRCSMCKTEICWVTRGPRWGPGGKGDTSGGCKCGENGVKCHPRCNYCH
- the LOC124406331 gene encoding serine-rich adhesin for platelets-like isoform X2 yields the protein MIGAGVRICSRREITKVQSSFLAGEDAANEDIESAAVSAVLREQDGGITVEEFPRVETEIVRGESSSGDGVVEVEARGRQGGRLEVQGDGITTLDLSVVGDRRPTDSSSDRRRGAARRFSLFHWFRGKGVSEISESNHQSSSSSSSSSSSSSSTVPSGGNKATNERATNQLNVRGKDVESATPNQGSTVDVAAANTVGRNSTLLKCNSLYSSSGSVDTTCSTATVHSFTFLQPGDLIDGVKSPSIQRRRFHRFRDFRKHSSAEDFGTRERRCAGSPCDGNAAVDSLRGEKEERELVDEDLEAGSPGSTPYHYRSLPTSGKTADLAARKTNKVHVRGKRRAPNPPSGCGSAVATVEVRGCTAVHQKTGNTGRRNKRRAPNPPSEAIAKTCVESKKSDFHGAEERPQVISNDTLKLEGGLLLPTRFDLSEKQTFAMNHEVSLDKKASPLVPTTPLQVQAPRPWYKRSNTTLSERDCGSFRREVLKIPTLSKSRGGAEKTGRFSLHHEAQSSNSDSGDTGTFDKSFSRLNHFFGRTTERREQVESSRAQKRGDEKRRSNLSILTNISELDREAAAIVQEEQARNQAVLARSSGLFPDGSGDFERPPSGDIISDMVSSSIDQPQRKGTRALISKFNAISNITKVTVNATFFTKSSNQSGKIDVVRGESVQSGNVNSGNSDRIVTKRLLYDGAEQVNETGVDVSSINFFRRLEAADAAQTRDDIHIGSQRSAPGWEEKIKRYFPERSSADFQGHKIQARKSVALSNKQRLQSTRNDLQGKRTEQKIVTEKYLQPNTVAEQHLSRADLKEMLIEMKHSLPKRPKPKSGAKSVAVSIGNDKVTAQINIGEAQQRSMAVGTSGIQGEGQAVRGVKTLVQDQRSRPMSSTSNHTRSSIAMGKRDQQASSRAGVVPEKTKVSSGVQTSANLRKVGNYTTRELSPVINRVRSSPKLESRKIEDANHTSNGRKSPARGAGLTRTTFQLIRPRDFACIEALKTEKTGAAKESGQNTYMNVIEDSLYANTVISTSKNTSGEPAGDEKTGSRSATEEKINIVKDNKHENVQHYTASVVTQVKISEEPTRPEVTSTTVKNEEDAERPISETNMNTLAINRLLRKLEGAIASGQHQQAAGLAKELAQLKIHCSVVRQRSEKTKESDVINVDMYIEDKLAHQGPIPLQLSVSTTVSELKKKVFAEFEIPVNVQRWIIGKNLADNDDFTLEALKAVDKSSIFLYLVAPDLQNDECTRVEKIVNVKEEITAPIEATVEEQPREIEPIIEEEVEITPQL